CTCTAGGCATCTAAAATCTTTGAGAACTTTAAGATAACACTTACTATAGAGAAGGTAATCATGTTACCAACTGGCTGACTAATTATGTCAGACTCTGAATTCTAAATTCTAATAGGATACAAAGTGGATAATGTAGCATTGAATTGGTGTCAAATTTTCAAGCTTATTATATTTATGTCAAACATCAAGAACACCTCTAAACATAAGAgtgcgcaaaaaaaaaaaaaaaaaacaggggtAAAAGAAACCGATATCGCTAAATAAAACAATGGAGCTCCTCATGGAAGAATGATGTTTCATTCTTACCAGTTCCTGTTGATATTTTTGAACAGATTATGGAGAATATCAACAGTCCTAGCAGTTATTTCCACTGTTCTTTGACTAGTAAAGCTTATTTGGATTCTCTCTGCTGCAAATAAGAGGGACTCCATCTTCTCTCCAAACAATTCTATCCTCACATAAAGCTGAAACTACTTCCACATAGAGTTGATGCTCCTGGAATGGAAGATTTTAACAATAATTAGGAATCTGCGAGTTTCGAGATGGGCAAGCATTTATTTTTGCAATGAAACCCAAGAGCAGCTCCTCAAGTTGAATTAGCtaaaagaaaagataattaaaGTCTCAttccattataaatataatctactCGCTGGACCTGATGAAGGACTCTCGCTGCCAGCTGCTCGGCAGTGTCATCTGCTAGCACAGGGACTACTCTCTGAGCCACGATACGACCGGTATCATACCGTTCATCCACAAAGTGAACTGTGGGGCCAGAGTACCTGAAGGTCGAAGAATAGTCACCACATGGAGCCAGGTACATAGAGGGGAGGGTTTGTAAAAGTCTCATCTATTTGTGATCATTGGAGAACAGGAAGCGTTTCCATACCTTGCCCCAGATCCTATGACAGCTTTGTGCACCTTTAAACCATAAAAACCTTTACCACCAAAAGCAGGAAGAAGAGATGGATGAATGTTCAATATGGATCTTGGAAATGCCTGAACTAACTCGATTGGTATAAGCTTCAAGAAGCCAGCAAGCAGAAGAAAGTCGACCTCAAAATTCCTGCAAACATTAAGGAAATGCATGAAAAAAGGCAAAAACATTCCAAAACTAATCAAAATACCaagtatataatataatattgcaTGTGAACCTAAGAACAAAATAGGAAGAATGCTGCCTTTCCAGTTAAGGCATGACTTTGAACAAAGATGGCCTAGGTTAGGAACACAATAGTTTTACTTTATGCTAGTACCTCCAAATTTGACCACTATAATCACAAACAGCATAGAACAGCTTGACTATAGAACCACAAACACCAACCGTTCCTTTCAATAAGTGTTCCTACATCCTACGGTTCATACATTCTGCAGTTAGATTTCAAAGGTTACATACTTGAGACCTGGAAAATGATAGACAATATTTTTAAGTTCCTATGTACAAAAAGAACAAAACTTCATCTTACAGTGTCCCTGCCATTTTGCTTTTTGTAGAAaacatgagagataaaatatGGAAATGACAATTACAATACCTTAAAAGAGATGCAAATGTACATGTATCACAAGAACATTCACCTTAAAGTTGCTACAAGTTCAGCTGCTGATACAGCATCAGGCGAGGACATGGACCTGGGAAATACAATAACTGGAATTTGATTATCTCTTGCATATTCAGCACCACCACAACCTGTCAGCACGAGTAACAGACTTCTCTCATAATGATTACTCTGGTGTTAAACTTCTGATAATAGATTACATTCCATATTCTTCTTTCCATTTTGTTGCTATGCTGAATTAGCAATCTTACCAAATACATATTATTATGACCATCGCAACTTTGTTATGAATTTATTACTGAGCAGTCAATGATGTTTATGGCAAGGTAGTTTGGTTGCAGTTTAGTTTAGAAGCCATCAATAGTAAGTGAAAAAAGCTATCCCACTTGGTTGCAACAACCTAAGTAAGCAATTCCAATAAATTAGGAATCCCAGTCTCTATGACAAAACACAGGTTGTCAATCTAATAAGTAATAACTATAGTTCAAGGTTATATGAGGTTGGATGGCAAAACAAACTCCATTCTACATTTAGGACACTACTACTCGGAGAGTTTCCGTGAGCTGATATGTGAATTAAAAGTAGAATGGAAGAAGCTCAAAGATAcaaaataatacaaataaagcTTCagttctaacaattggagattaaaACAGAAAAATCTGATTTGGATGTGATAAGATAAGAGCAATCCCAAAATACTTGTCAGTTTTaactaagagaaaaaaataagctTAACACAGAGCAATACAGTCTTGGATGAACTGGGTTACTGTGGACACAATTTCCGGAATAGAGAACTATACTCCCACAAAAAGCTGATGAGCTTGACAGGGATTGCTTTTATTAATGTATTCATATTGTGTATGtcaaaaaaatcttaagttaaATGCTAACATTACAGGATCACTGAAGGCAAAATTGACTGAAAAACTCGATACCTAAAAGATGATAGACCTGGTCCTAGGTGCGCTTGCAACCAATCAAGAGAAAGAAGTATCATGTTTCTAAAAGTCACAAACTGCACTTGCAACTATAGATTCTGTTACTAATCAAAAAATAAgaagtatttttatttctttagaaTTTGTCACTCTGCTGTCTTCTGATACTACTTATCGATATGTTTTAAATAAGTAGCAAGTGCTTTGATCAATGTCTAACATAATACAATTCAATTCAGTTGATTAATAACTCTGCAACCTTAGAGGCAATGGCAAATGCCTAAAATCCATCGTacaaatttataagaaaaaattcACAAACCAACATATACAATCTTCAAACATCATTTATTTCCTCATCTGTTGAAAATGCATCTTGAtagtcttctttttttctttataattttatttttcataatttctttttcttcttacttTGAATTGTGGATTCATCTCCATAACATTTGCAAAATTACTCCGAACATTAAATGTGCAATGTTTTTCATGTCAACAAGCATCCAGAGTATATTAGAGAACTATGCAATATACAAACATTTTCCTTTTTCGAAGAAAAAATAAGACTGTCATTTATAGGTATCCAATATTCTCTTTTAGTATTCAGTATAGGTAAGAGAACTGCAGGCATTCTACAGGCATTAAGTTAAAAAAACAAAGTACACGCAGGTCATCCAAATGACTAGGGCATGCCGTAGATGATTGGAGAAATgccaaaaaggagaaaaagataaaCATAATCATGAGGGAAGAACAATAGAAGTGAAAAAGCTGCAGAAATATTTTATCAGCAACAGTGACCAGCAATTTCTTTGTGCAAGTACCTCAAACGTCCAAATATGAAACATACCGGGCTTATCCGTGACCAAAACCATAATATCTCCATGAACCAATCCTTCCTTGGCTGCTTCATGAATAGCTTTAAAATTTGATCCTCCACCAGAGACAAAAACTGCTAGTCTTTTCCTTTGTGTCAAGCTTCGTGAAGTGTTGTCAGTTGCCACATAGCTCTCCATCTCTTGAGCACTGCATCTACACTCGAAGCCCCAAGTTTTACTTCTTGCCTTCTGCAGAACTACTTCTGAACCACTAAATGTTTTTGTTAGAACTTGTCTCCTATATGGGACTTTACAATGAGAGAGAACATCTCGGGATGCCAATCTAATGGTCAGACAATTTGGTGACATAGAGATCAATTTTGTGTGGGAAGGAAGACTAGTCCCAATCATTGATCCCAAAGCTTCCATTGATTCAAAGAAGCAAATGAAACCCACAAAGAAGCTCCTCCCAAGAATTGTTGTATTCTTCAATTTATTCAGTAAAAGAAAAAAGTCCTGCACGTTAAAACCAAAATCAATTATAAGGTCTAAACCAAGAAAAAATTGCTgacacataaaatataaaatcatatagATATTCAATCTGGAAATAGTCTTCTCTCTCCTCCCAAAGGAACCATCTAGCTAGATGTATTATCATTAGAGATGGGATACAACTATGACCAAGGACCAAATGCAGGTTTATCCAAGAAGTCATAATACTGTAGACAACATTAGGAACAAATTAAGctacttttttttataatattgacTAATCTTCAATATAACTCTTGGTGAAGACGTGCTATCATCACCTTTTGCAACATCATCATCACTACTTGACCTGATAACATGTCAGAATGATCACAGTCGACTCAGGAATAGCAGCGTTTTGAAATCCAATTCATAAAGCATTGATCATTATGAGTCTGTACAATCCATATAATTGAGTTGAAAATCTCATTGCATATGAAACTCTCAAATTCTCAAATCTTTATAAATGTTACTCCATCTAAAAGCTTAAGCCTTTAGCCAAGACATGctcaatgattttatatttttaacactTCCTCTCACGTGCATATGACAGATTAACTCAAACCCAAGCCATGAACTTTCAAATTGATAaggaatataatatttttttaatttaatacgtAACATGGATAAGTTTTGAATACAGAACCTTTCGTTTGGATACCATCTTAAATTTTTATCACTGTCTTTCATCTAAAAACTTAAGCTTCTAGATGAGATACCatctaatttatattcttaacacTCCCCTCATGTGTAGGTGGCTTCCAAACCCAATAATTATTTTTCATGCGATTTGAACAGAGGTTATCTCGCTCTAAtaccatcataattttttttatcactgtTGTTCCATCTAAAATCTTGTGCCACTAGATAAGACATGATCTATAGTTCTACAATTCTTAATAGAAACTAATATACGCAGTAGTAGCATAGCAAAAGTTGACAGGAAAAGGAAGCACTCGTTATCAAAGCAAGAACCCATACAAAGTCGTGGTTTTTATTGAGTAGTAGGAGGAACTGAGGAAGGTACTCGTACCGATTTCTTGAACTTTGATGTCTGGGAAGATCGACTTGTGTCCCACCTTTGCCACAGCGATTTGCTGAAGCGTCAAAAGAATCGTAGTGATCTCGGTACTCCTTTCGGGAGGACGGAGGCGAGGGATGGATGAAGAGGTGGCGTCGAGAGATGGAGGGAGGACGGCGGCGACAGCGGGCGAtgaagagggagagagggagggggCGGGATCGGATTCATCTTTACCTCCCCTATCGAACTTTTCAAAAGACCGAAATGCCCTTAAAAATCAACATAATAACAActttttttatttgttcttttaATTTTGGAAACAACATTTTTTCCttccaaaattatatatatatatatatatatatatatatatatatataacacatagAAATCCCTCTAAATATTTGGATCTCATATAAATAGCTTCAATTATTTCAATCTTTCATCCAATAAACTCGACTTAACTATTACTAATCACAATTTATGAATAAATTTTATACTATATACTCCATTGAgtaaatatcaaaattattcGTATATCTACATTGATGTTATCCATttagttattttaatttttaacattTAATACTATATGAAATTTTATCTTAATATTCTGCTATGACAAtgagttatattatttttcaaatttcgatacaaaatatttattattatgaatttttatataatatatatttttgaatattAAGATTCTCAAAAAATACATATCAATTACTACTATTTATGATtagttattttaaaataaaaaacacatatatcaataattaataaatatataagaaaattgATACAATATATTATGTGGTTGGATAATATTATGTCTATGtctataaagaaaataaaattctttaATATATGAAAATCAATTACAAggcccttatatatatatatatatatatatatatatatatatatatatatatatatatatatatatatatatatatatatatatatatatatatatatatatatgttatacaaTATATCGAAGATTCGAAGCTAATCTTAGTTTGAATATGAGTACATCACAAGTTTGGTGTCGAGAGATGAGTAGATTtgatataataacaaaaaaaaaaagttgcatCAAAATATGTTGGACAAAAGTTACTCGATGTTTTAGTAACTCAAAGCATAATAATATAAGATTTGAAGGGTTTAACGAGCTCTACCAGACATATTTGAGCTCGACGCGAGTTAGGATTTAGATAACTATAGATGAGTTAGCATATTCTAGATGTTTTATAGAAGACTTTATTtaataatcatcaaaattaaatGGAAAGTTAGATTCATTAGAATGATTTTGTAATGACATAAAGCATTACTTGGATGCAAGAAGTTAATTAAAATGTCGAGTATTATAATTGGCATCGATGTATTGATTATATGGGCTACTCGTCTTTTATGTTCAACTCGTAAGACATTAGAAGTATAACATGATGGGTTGTCAGGTTATCTAAACGTAAAACTTTATTATCATCTATAACTCCATTATGTTTTGACCCCTTAATATCCCATGAGCATATTTGAGGTATAAGATAAGAACGTTTGATATGTTCACATTCGAACAATATATCATGTCATACTCAAATATCTTTTTATATCCACATGTAAGATGAGTAAGATATGTGAACAACATAATGGTACTAACCACAACAATGGATAATTAATCTGACTTCTTATgtctaaataatatttaataattataaaatatttttataaatcaattttCACTTCAAACCTGACTATTATCGAAGTCTTATTATcaagaatttttttattaaatatacctTCGATATAGATTTTTATAGGATTATTTATCAAGCTCACTCATTTTGTTTTAGGATCCTTTACATTTAGAACAGTCAAATTTTATATCCTTTCcatgattattaatattttaaaaaaaattaggattttaaaaaataaatatatatttattacacataagaattttaatatttaGGATGATagcataaatttaaatttataaaaaaaacattatttctaaaaaaaataaagaatatatatgAGGGGACGCAACAAAAGATGTCAATCCCTATCAAACCCCTCTCATCTGCACCTCGAAGCACAGTGCCAATCCTACTGTTGTGCTCATCAACAGCATAAATTAAATCCAAATCCCCCCTCCTCTTCTCActcactccctctctctctctctctattttgcTCAgctgagaagaggaagaaagagaaaagagggaagtgagagagagagagagagaaagagcgagCTCAGAGTAGAATATAACCAAACCCTTCTTCTACCCGTCCCCaaaagagaagagaggaagggACTCCAAGAAGCACTCGCCCTCTCTCCAGATGAGGGCACCTCTCCTCCTCCGTTGATGGCCGCCGCAGCGTCGCCGTCCGCGCCTGGGGTGGCCGCCCCCGAGCCGCTGCCACTGGAGGTGCCCCCCTGGCTCAGGTCGCTGCCGCAGGCTCCGGAGTTCCGCCCCACGCCGCAGGAGTTCCAGGACCCCATCGCCTACATCCTCAAGATCGAGAAGGAAGCCGCCGCCTTCGGCATCTGCAAGATCGTGCCCCCCCTCCCCCCCGCTCCCAAGAAGACCGCCGTCACCAACCTCAACCGCTCCTTCGCCGCCCGTGAGCTCGGCCAGCGGCCCCCGGCCTTCGCCACTCGCCAGCAGCAGATCGGCTTCTGCCCTCGCCGCCCCCGCCCCGTCCAGAAGTCCGTATGGCAGAGCGGCGAGCACTACACCCTCGCGCAGTTCGAGGCCAAGGCCCGCCAATTCGAGCGCTCCCACCTCCGCCATGCCGCAGCAGGCGGCAGCGCTCGCAAGGCCGCCGCCTCAGCTGCTCTCTCCCCTATTGAA
The window above is part of the Musa acuminata AAA Group cultivar baxijiao chromosome BXJ2-6, Cavendish_Baxijiao_AAA, whole genome shotgun sequence genome. Proteins encoded here:
- the LOC135614091 gene encoding phosphoribosylglycinamide formyltransferase, chloroplastic-like; translation: MEALGSMIGTSLPSHTKLISMSPNCLTIRLASRDVLSHCKVPYRRQVLTKTFSGSEVVLQKARSKTWGFECRCSAQEMESYVATDNTSRSLTQRKRLAVFVSGGGSNFKAIHEAAKEGLVHGDIMVLVTDKPGCGGAEYARDNQIPVIVFPRSMSSPDAVSAAELVATLRNFEVDFLLLAGFLKLIPIELVQAFPRSILNIHPSLLPAFGGKGFYGLKVHKAVIGSGARYSGPTVHFVDERYDTGRIVAQRVVPVLADDTAEQLAARVLHQEHQLYVEVVSALCEDRIVWREDGVPLICSRENPNKLY
- the LOC135613380 gene encoding lysine-specific demethylase REF6-like, encoding MAAAASPSAPGVAAPEPLPLEVPPWLRSLPQAPEFRPTPQEFQDPIAYILKIEKEAAAFGICKIVPPLPPAPKKTAVTNLNRSFAARELGQRPPAFATRQQQIGFCPRRPRPVQKSVWQSGEHYTLAQFEAKARQFERSHLRHAAAGGSARKAAASAALSPIEIETLFWRASADKPFSVEYANDMPGSGFAPLPSDGRHCWRDKAPANVGESAWNMRGVSRAKGSLLQFMKEEIPGVTSPMVYVAMLFSWFAWHVEDHELHSLNYLHMGAGKTWYGVPRDGRLAFEEVVRIQGYGGEVNPLGKSGCLNLFIGSGF